In bacterium, the DNA window CGGGGCCGGGCAGCCTCCTCGACAGTTCGGCCAACAACTCGGGCCGGGCCTTCACGAAGCGGGACCGGAGCGTGTTCCGGACAAGGAATGTGCCGCCTTCGTCCGCCCCCTCCACCCCGCCGATCTCCGTTTCCGGCAACGGTTCGAACCGGATGCGCGCCGCTTCGGCCGACGACTCGAGCGCGGCGCGGAGGACTCCGTCCGCGCGCACGGTGACGTTCCCCGCCGGGAGCTCCGGGAGGATCTCCCGGTACATCCGCTCCGCGATGGAGGGGTAACGGTCCTCCCCGAGGAGGAGCGGCAGGCGTTCCTCCACCCGGGCCAGCACCGCGTCCGCGACCGCTGCGCGCGCCCGCAGCCGCACTTCGTTCGCTTCCTGCCGGACGCGGTTCATCCGCTGAAGCTTCTCCCGCTCCGCCGCCCTGTCCGCCGATTCACGGGTTTCCCGCTCGACGGCTTCCGCCTTCCGCCGGGCGTCTTCCGTGATCCTCGACGCCTCTTCGCGGGCCCGGGCGAGGATCCCGTCCCTCCGCGTCTCGGCCGTCCGGATCAGGTGCCGGACCAGCTCTTCGTACCCCACCGCGGCCCCCTCCTCACTTCAGCGTCGTGAGGATGAGGATGGCGATGGTGAACCCGAAGATGACGAGCGTCTCGGGGATCACCAGCAGGATGATCATCGTCCCGAGCGATTCCGGTTTTTCGAGGAGGGCGCCCACCGCCGCCGCCCCGATCCGCGCCTGGGCCCAGCCGGTCGCCAGAGCGGCCAATCCGATCGCCAGACCTGCCCCGAGTGCGATCAACCCCGTTGTCATGATGCGTCCTCCCTTTCCGGCCTGACGGCCATCATGAAATCGTTCGAAACGGATGGTAGGCGCGACCGCCTCCGATGAAGAAATTCTCGAAGAACTCCACGTAGTGGAGACGAATGGCCTGGATGGTGGGGGAGAGGACGCAGAACGCGAGGTTGATCGCGTGCAGCGTCAACCCTGCGAGGATCCCCAGCACGGGGATCCCGACCAGCGGCACCAGCCGGTTGGCCGTGTAGGCGAGGGAAACGGAAGCCACGCCGATTCCGGTGATGCGAAGGTACGAGAAGATGTTCACCAGGTTGTGGACCTCCATCGCCGCCCCGATGCCCCCGCTCAGGATCATCACCAGCAGCGAGACGGGAATCCCCGTCAGCCCGATGTGGAAAACGGCCCGCGGCACCCAGCCGGCGCCTCCCGCGATCGCCGCTCCGACGGCCGCCAGGAGGGCGAGCCCCGCGGCCTTGGAGACCGCCTCGGATCCCTTCCCGCGCCGTATGGCGGTGTAGATGCCCAGGCCGATTCCGAGGCAGACATGGACAACCCCGATTCCCACGGCGAAGAGGAGGATCTTCCGGAAGTCCCCCATCCGGCCGAAGAGGAGGGGACGCAGTCCCAGCCGCTCCCCCAGGTCGCCGAACAGTTCTCCGTAGGCGAATCCCCAGGCGACGGCGGAAAGGGCCGCCCAGGAAAATACGGCCGTCGCGTCCGCGACGAGCGGGTTCCTTCCGTAGCGCCACCTCACGATACGGGCGATCGCCAGGAGAAGGAGTCCGTACCCGATGTCCCCGATGATGATCCCGTAGAAAAGGGGGAAGAAGACCGCCACGAGGGGGGTGGGATCGATCGTCCCGTACCGGGGGAGCGGAAGGACCCGCGTGAAGATCTCGAAGGGACGGACCACGGCATGGTTGCGCAGGACGACGGGGACGCCTTCCTTCTCCGACCTCGCGATCGGGAGCCGCTCGACGATCACGAGATCCCCGAACGCTTCCGCGATCGCCTTCCGGACCCGGGGCAGCTCGCTTTCCGGGACCCAGCCGTGGAACAGGAACGTCGCGCGGGTCTCGTAGAACGAAGCGGACGCGCGGATCCGCTCGATCCGGTTTCCGAGCCAGCGGCGAAGCCCGAGGAGCGGGCCGCGCCATTCCAGGGACATCCCGGCGAGCTTTGTCTCGATCTCCCGGATCGCCGCCGGAAGCTCGGCCTGCCTGCGCGCGATGATCTCGAGCGCCTCCGGGAGCGGTTTTTCCGCCACGGATGCGGGGAGGCGCAGCTCGCCGATGTTTTTCTCCCAGAGGAGGGATCGCGCTTCCGCGGCCTTTTCCACCGGGAAGATGAGCAGCGCGGCCAGCGTCTCCTTGTCCACCTCGCGATAGAGGATCTCGAACCGGCCGTCCGTCAGGAGGGAGAGCGCATCTTCCAGCAGGGTCGCCACGGCCGCCTCTTTCGCCGAGAGGATCAGTCCCGTGCACTCCAGTTCCCGGCTTTCCCGCACCATACCGATCAGCGGCGCGAGGACCTTGAGGACCTTGTCGTATCGGGCGAAGAGGGACTGTTCGTCCTGGTGCCGCTTCATCTCGGCGGCGAGGGATGCGGCGCGCACCGAAAGGGTGTCCAGGCGGACGTTGACGGCCTTGAGCGGGTCCGCTCCGGAAGCGTCCGGGACGAGGTCGCCGATCTCCCCGACGTCCCGCTCTTCCGGGAGGGGGGGGAGGACGAGAAGAAGCTGCCGGACTTTCTCGATCGCCGTTTCCAGCGTCAAGCGGGTCTGCTGGGCGGCGGGATCGAGGACGTGACGCTTGATGACCGGGATGTCGGACTGGAGGCGGCGGATCTCGGGGGGGGCGGACTCGATGTGGATCGCGCCGATTTCCTGGAACAGGGCGATCACCGCCGACAGCCGGGAGCTTGGACCCAGGACCCGGATCCTGGCCATCGGCACGATCATGACGGGAGGATCCGGTCGACCAGGTCGCCGGCGATGTCATCGATCCCCGGTTTCGATTCCCGGACCCATGCTTCCACTTGAAGGCGGGTGCGCTCGAGGAGGGCCTGCGCCTCCTTTTCCGTCTCCGCGGTTTCCCGGTCGCGCTTTTCCTTTTCCCCGCGGGCGAATTCGAGGGTCTTCGCCTCCAGGGCGGCCCGGATTTCCGCCTCGGCCCCGGCGATCAGGGCCTTGGCGGCATCCTCCGCCTCCCGGACGATCCGATCGGCTTCCCGTTCGGCCCGATAGATCGCTTTCATCAGCTCGACATCCGTGTCCAGTCCCATGGGATCCCCATCACCTGGTCCGGAATCGCAGCGGATGCGTCCCGCCGTATTGATTGTATTTTATATAGATGAGAGGATATTTGCGAGTGTATACTGCATACAGTGTGCATTGGTATGTCGGCGAACGGCAGCGTTGAACCTCGATCGTAGGGAGTCGAACGTTACCCGAAGGAGGCGCCGATGGGACCGGAAGAAGGCCGCCGCACCGGATTCGGGAAGTGGGATGCGGGGGGAGTGAGCCGTCGGGAATTCCTTCGGACGTGCGCCATCGCGGCGGCGTCCGTCGGGCTTCCGGCCTGGACGGTCGGCGAGATCGCGGCGGCGGCCTCGGCCGGCGGGCGCCCGCCGGTCATCTGGCTCCACTTCCAGGAGTGCACGGGATGTTCCGAAACCCTCCTCCGCGCGTCCCACCCCGCCGTGGCGGACCTCATCCTCGACCTGATTTCCCTCGATTACCACGAGACCTTGTTCGCGGCGGCCGGGAAGCAGGCGGAGGAGGCGCTGCAGGCCTCCGTCCGGAAGAACGCCGGCAAGTACGTGTGCGTGATCGAAGGGTCGATCCCGCTTGCCGAGGCCAGCTCCTACTGCCGGATCGGCGGGCGGACGGCCGTGGAGATGGCGAAGGAGATCGGCGGGAAGGCGGGCGCGGTCATCGCGATCGGCTCCTGCGCTTCCTGGGGCGGCATCCCGTCGGCCGACCCGAACCCGACCGGGGCCGTGGGAGTCTCCGCGGTCCTCGAGGGGAAGACGGTCGTCTCCCTGCCGGGATGCCCCCCCAGTCCGTACAATCTCCTCGGAACGGTGCTTCAATACGCTACCTATGGGACCTTGCCCGCCCTCGACCGCCTGGGGCGTCCCGCCTTCGCGTATGCGCGCACCATCCACGAGGATTGCCCGCGCCGTCCGCACTTCGACGCCGGCCGGTTCGTCGAACGGTTCGGCGACGAAGGGCACCGGCACGGGTACTGCCTCTACAAGACGGGCTGCAAGGGGCCGAGGACCCACGCCCCCTGTTCCCTGCGGCATTTCGACGATGTCGTGGGGGCATGGCCGGTCGGGATCGGCCACCCCTGCTTCGGTTGCACCGAGCAGTCGCTGGCGTTTCGCGTGCCGCTGCACACGACCGTCGAGATCGACCGTCCGACCCCTCCCGACACCTTTCCCCCGATCCGTGCGGACCACGGCGGCGTAAGCGTGGCCGCCGTCGGCGTCGCCGGACTGACGGTCGGCGCCCTGGTCGGCGCGGGAGCGATGGCCGCCAGGAAGCTCGGCGCGACGAAGGGGGAGAAAGAGGAAGGAAAGGAAGCGAGCGACAAGGAGGCGAAGTGACATGTCCCCCACCCGTCGTTCCGTCCTCAAGGGAATCGCTTCCGCGGCCGCCCTGGCCGCGACGGGATCCCCCGAAGCCTTCGCCGGCCCCCTCCCGAAGAAGACCTCGCCGTCCGACGCCGTCGGCCTGCTGTACGACGCCACCCGATGCATCGGCTGCCAGGCGTGCGTGGTGAAGTGCAAGGAGGCCAACGGGATGCCGCCCGACACGGGCACGCCCCGAGGGGCCATGTACGACGCCCCGGACGACCTGAACTCGAAGACGAAGAACATCATCAAGCTGTACAAGGGCGAGGACGGGCGCACCTCCTTCATGAAGGCCCAGTGCATGCATTGCGTGGACCCGGCCTGCGCCTCGGTGTGCATGATCAGCGCCCTCTACAAGGGACCTCGCGGCATCGTGGCGTACGACCCGGGAAAGTGCGTCGGCTGCCGGTATTGCCAGACGGCGTGCCCGTTCAACGTGCCGAAGTACGAATGGAACACCGCCTTCCCCAAGATCGTGAAGTGCGAGATGTGCCGCCACCTGGTGGAGAAGGGGGGGATCCCCGCCTGCGCGGCGGCGTGTCCGCGCGAAGCGGTGATCTTCGGGGGGCTGGAAACGCTCCGGGCCGATGCGAAGGGCCGTCTTGCCGGGGAGCCGAAACGGTATTTCCCGAAGGTCTACGGGGAGACCGACGGGGGAGGGACCCAGGTTCTCTACCTGTCCGCCGCCGGGATCCCGTTCGAAAAACTCGGCCTGCCGGACCTGGGCAACGAATCCGGTCCCGCGCTGTCCGAAAACCTGTCGCACGCCGTGTACCAGGGCTTCATCGCGCCGATCGCCCTCTACGCCGTCCTCGGATTCGCGGTCTACCGGTCCTGGCGCAGCCAGGGACTGGGGAAGGGGGGTGAAGAATGAGCCACAAACACGAAGCGGCGGCCGTCGGCGGCCCCATCCTCACCCGGACCTTCATCGCCTGTCTCGCGGTCTTCGCCCTGTCGATCGCCGTGCTGGCGTGGCGCTTCGTGGTCGGCCTCGGACCCACGACCGGGATGAACGACGGGTACCCGTGGGGGATCTGGATCGCCTTCGACGTGGTGACCGGAACCGCCCTGGCGTGCGGGGGGTTCTCGGTCGCGATCCTCTGCTACGCCTTCAACGAGGGAAAGTACCACCCCCTCATCCGGCCCGCCGTCCTGACCAGCGCGCTGGGGTACTCCCTGGCCGGCGCTTCCGTCATCGTCGACCTGGGACGGTACTGGAACGTCTGGAAGATCCCCCTGATCTGGAACTGGAACCGGAACTCCGTCCTCCTCGAGGTCGCCGTGTGCATCATGACCTACGTGGTCGTCCTCTGGATCGAGTTGTCCCCGGCGTTCGTCGAGGTCTGGGAGAAACAGGAAAAGTATCCGCTCCTCTGCCGGGCGGCGCGCCGCGTCCACGGATGGCTCAACCGGTACCTGGTCGCGATCCTCGCCCTGGGGATCCTCCTCCCCACGATGCACCAGTCGTCCCTGGGATCCCTCATGCTGGTCATGACGAGCAAGCTCCACAAGCTCTGGCATACGCCGCTCCTCCCGTTCCTCTTCCTGGCGACGGCGGTCCTCATGGGCTATGCGGCGGTCATCTTCGAATCGGCGCTGGCGGACGAAGTGTTCGACCGGCCGCGGGAGACGAAGATCCTCGCGTCCATGTCCTCGGTCATGGTCGGCGTCCTGTTCGTCTTCCTCGGCGCGCGGGTGATCGACCTGGCCCTTCGGGGCAGGCTGGGGCTCGTGGCACGGCTGGACTTCTACAGCGGGATGTTCCTCCTGGAGATGGCGCTGTTCCTCGCGGCGGCCATCCTGCTGCTTTCCCGGAAGCGAAGGGACAACCCGGGGGTCGAGCTGATCTCCGCGATCCTGATGATGCTCGGCGGGTCGCTGTACCGTTTCGACACGTTCCTGGTCGGGTTCCTGCCCGGCCCCGGCTGGTCCTACTTCCCGACCATCCCGGAGATGACGGTCACCATCGGCTTCGTCGCCTTCGAGGTCCTGGCGTATCTCTTCATCGTCAAGACGTTCCCGATTCTCCACACCGGCGTTCCGTCCCATGCCCTCGGCATGGCGGCGGCGAAACCATCCGATTAGGGGGATTCCCGATGAGCCAGCGGATCACGATCGACCCGGTAACGCGGATCGAGGGACATCTGCGGATCGACGTCGAGGTCGACGGCGGCGTGGTGAAGGACGCCTGGTCGTCCGGGACGATGTGGCGGGGGATCGAGGTCATCCTGAAGGGGAGGGACCCCCGGGAGGCGTGGATCTTCACGCAGAGGATCTGCGGGGTCTGCACGACCGTCCACGCCATCGCATCCGTCCGCGCCGTGGAGAACGCGCTCGGGCTGGAGGTTCCCCTGAACGCCCGGTACATCCGGAACCTCATGGTCGTCGCCCACTCCCTGCACGACCACATCGTCCATTTCTACCAGCTCTCCGCCCTCGACTGGGTCGACGTCACGTCCGCCCTCAAGGGCGACCCGGCCCGGGCCGCCTCCATCGCCGAGGGGCTCTCGCCGTGGCCGGGAAACAGCCGGAAGCGGATGGAGTCGGTGAAAACGAGGGTATCGGAGTTCGTCAAGGGCGGCCAGCTCGGGATCTTCGCCAACGGCTACTGGGGACACCCCGCGATGAAGCTTCCGCCGGAGATCAACCTGATCGCCTTGTCCCACTACCTCCAGGCGCTCGACGTCCAGAGGAAGGCGAACCAGGCGGTCGCGATCCTCGGAGGCAAGACCCCGCACATCCAGAACCTGGCGGTGGGGGGCGTGGCGAACGCGATCAACCTGGACGACCCGGCGACCCTGAACATGGAGAAGCTGTACATGGTCAAGGACCTCCTGGCGGAGGTCACGGCGTTCGTCCAGCAGGTCTACCTGCCGGACGTGTGCGTCATCGGCGCGAAATACGCGGAGTGGCTCAAGTACGGCGCGGGGGTCACCAACTATCTCGCGGTGCCGGATCTCCCCCTCGACACGAAGGGGACGAAGTTCGACTTCCCCGGGGGGACGATCTTCGATGGGAATCTCGAGACGTACAAGCCGATCTCGTCCTTCCAGGATCCGTATTTCAAGGAGAACGTAGCCGAGAGCATCGCCCGGTCCTACTACGACGGGGAGTGGGAGAAGCATCCGTGGGAGGAGGAGACGGTCCCGAAGGTGGCCGGGTTTGACCCCTCGGGGAAGTACTCGTGGTCGAAGTCCCCGCGGTTCCAGGGGCGTCCGATGCAGGTGGGTCCCCTCGCCCAGGTCCTCATGGGGTACGCCGCCGGCCACGAGCCGACGATGCGCTGGGGAAACCGCGCCCTCGAGATGGCCTCCGGCGCCGCCGGCGCGAAGATCGGGCCGTCCGCCCTCCACTCCACCCTCGGCCGGCACGCTGCGCGGGCGATCCGCTGCGCGGTGCTGGGGGAGCTGGGGATGCGGCAATGGCAGTTGCTGGCGGCGAACATCGGGAAGGGGGACGTCTCCGTATTCAACCCGCCGGTCTTCCCCAAATACGAGCAGAGAGGGTTCGGCTTTCACGAGGCCCCCCGCGGGACGCTTTCCCACTGGATCGTGATGAAGGACGGGAAGATCCTCAACTATCAGGCGGTCGTTCCCTCCACGTGGAACGCCGGCCCCCGGGACGGCAAGGGACACAAGGGGCCGTACGAGGCCTCCCTCATGGGGAACCCGGTCTCGGACCCCGGACGTCCCCTGGAAGTGCTCCGGACCATCCACTCCTTCGATCCATGCCTGGCGTGCGCCATCCACATGGTGAAGTCGAAGGGGGGAGAGGTTGTCGGGAATATCAGGATCTGAACGGGGTCCTTTTCCGGTGGTACCATCGGACGGAGTATCCCATCCGTCCGGAGGAAGCCTTGCGCACCGTCGTTCTCCTTTTCTGCTCCAACGTCTTCATGACCTTCGCCTGGTACGGCCACCTGAAGACCCTCCAGTCGAAGCCGCTCTACGTCGCGATCCTGGTGAGCTGGGGGATCGCCTTCTTCGAGTACGTCCTGATGGTGCCGGCGAACCGGATCGGGGTGCAGAGCTTCACCATCCCCCAGCTCAAGGTGATGCAGGAAACGATCACGATGATCGTCTTCGCGGGATTCGCCGTTATTTTCCTGGAAGTTCCCCTGAAGCTCGACTACCTGTGGGCGTCCCTGTGCCTGGTGGGGGCCGCCTATTTCATGTTCCGGACCGTCTGACAGAGGGAACTCCATGATGAGCCTCCGTGGTTCCCGGTCCGCCCGTCACCCCGTATATCTCGCGGCGGTTCTTCTTTCCGTCCTTCTCGTCTCCCTGTTCCCCGGCCCCGCGGTCCCGCTGGACGCCGAGCCGATCCACCTGCGGGCGATCATCCGTCAAAAGTATCCGCTTCTCTTCGTGCGAGGGAATTCTTCCGCTCGACCCGAAGGAATGGCGGTCGAAGTGTTGGAGGCGATCGCCTCCAAAACCGGCATCTCGCTGTCCTGGGTCATCCTCCCCGACGACGCGGACGTCATGGAACCGCTTCGCAACGGGAAAGGGGACCTGGTCGTCGACTGGGGGGACACGGCGTACCGTTCGAACCGGTTCGACTTTTCCAAACCGTACATCACGCTCCCGGTGAACGTTTACGTACGAAAGGGGTCGAACGTTCTCAAGGACGCCCGCCGACTGGCCGGCCTCCGCGTGGGGGTCGTTCGCCGGAACGTCTCCGACGAGATCCTGTCCCCCCGGACCGACCTCCGGCTCGAAGCCTACGAGACCATCCATGATGCGTTGTTCCACCTGCTTTCCGGGGAGGTCGACGCCATCGCGCACCTTGGCCCGGTTCTCCTCGAAGAGGCGCGGCTCGCCGGGATCGAGGACAAGGTCGAAAAGGTGGAGCCCGCCATTGCGGATAGCCCGCGATGTTTCACCGTCCGGAAAGGGGATGCGGCGATCTTGGCACGGTTGAATCGCGGGCTGGAGCTCCTGGTCGACTCCCCCGATTACCGGCGGATCCTCCTGAAGTGGTTCCCGTCGCCGACGCCGTTCTGGACGGGGGGACGGATTCTCGCGGTGAACGCGGGGGTTTCCTTCCTGCTGTTGCTGGCCCTGGGTGGGTGGCATTACGCCCGCCTTCTCCGGATGAACAAGGCGCTCGCCGAGAGCCGGGCGCGGTTCCAGGGACTCGTGGAGACGACCAACGACATCGTCTGGGAAATCGATGCGAACGCAACCATCACCTATGTCAGCCCCAACGTGCGGCAAATATTGGGGTACGAACCGGGCGAACTGACCGGGAAGACGGCGTTCGACATCCTTGCTCCCGAGGGGGCCGCCAGGACGCGGAAGGTCCTGGAAGAATCCGTGGAGGGGCGCAAACCGTTCACCGAGATGGAAAATGTCTTTGTCCTCAAGTCCGGCCGGCATCTCATGACCGAGGGGAGCGGCGTACCGTTCTTCGGGCCGGACGGCGTCCTCCTCGGGTTCCGCGGGATTCACCGGGACGTGACGGCCAGGAAACGCATCGAAGAGGAACTCCGCCGCAGCGAAGCCGAACGGCTCACGGCGCATAAATACGAAGCCGTGGGGAAACTTGCCGCGGGAATGGCGCACAACATCAATAACCTGATGATGATCGTCAGCGGCTACGGTTCGATCCTCATGAAGAAGATGGATCCGTTCGATCCGCGCCGGAAGGAGATCCGCGAGATCCTGTATGCGGGCGACCGCGCGGCGATGATCGCCGCCCAGCTCCTCGCCTTCAGCCGCCAATCGGTCCTCATGGCGAAGCTCGAACCGATCGACGCGCTCATCGAGGGCTTGATCCCTTCCCTGCGCGCTCTCCTGGGGGATGGGATCGAACTCGCGGTCCGCAAGGAATCCGCGGGGGCGACGGTTCGCGTCGACGTTCGGCAGTTCAAGACGGGGATCGAGGAGCTTGCGAGGAACGCGAAGGACGCGATGCCGGAGGGAGGGAGGCTCGACATCACGACCGGAAAAAGGGTGGTC includes these proteins:
- a CDS encoding V-type ATP synthase subunit E; its protein translation is MGYEELVRHLIRTAETRRDGILARAREEASRITEDARRKAEAVERETRESADRAAEREKLQRMNRVRQEANEVRLRARAAVADAVLARVEERLPLLLGEDRYPSIAERMYREILPELPAGNVTVRADGVLRAALESSAEAARIRFEPLPETEIGGVEGADEGGTFLVRNTLRSRFVKARPELLAELSRRLPGPDE
- a CDS encoding ATPase → MTTGLIALGAGLAIGLAALATGWAQARIGAAAVGALLEKPESLGTMIILLVIPETLVIFGFTIAILILTTLK
- a CDS encoding V-type ATPase 116kDa subunit family protein, which translates into the protein MIVPMARIRVLGPSSRLSAVIALFQEIGAIHIESAPPEIRRLQSDIPVIKRHVLDPAAQQTRLTLETAIEKVRQLLLVLPPLPEERDVGEIGDLVPDASGADPLKAVNVRLDTLSVRAASLAAEMKRHQDEQSLFARYDKVLKVLAPLIGMVRESRELECTGLILSAKEAAVATLLEDALSLLTDGRFEILYREVDKETLAALLIFPVEKAAEARSLLWEKNIGELRLPASVAEKPLPEALEIIARRQAELPAAIREIETKLAGMSLEWRGPLLGLRRWLGNRIERIRASASFYETRATFLFHGWVPESELPRVRKAIAEAFGDLVIVERLPIARSEKEGVPVVLRNHAVVRPFEIFTRVLPLPRYGTIDPTPLVAVFFPLFYGIIIGDIGYGLLLLAIARIVRWRYGRNPLVADATAVFSWAALSAVAWGFAYGELFGDLGERLGLRPLLFGRMGDFRKILLFAVGIGVVHVCLGIGLGIYTAIRRGKGSEAVSKAAGLALLAAVGAAIAGGAGWVPRAVFHIGLTGIPVSLLVMILSGGIGAAMEVHNLVNIFSYLRITGIGVASVSLAYTANRLVPLVGIPVLGILAGLTLHAINLAFCVLSPTIQAIRLHYVEFFENFFIGGGRAYHPFRTIS
- a CDS encoding hydrogenase small subunit is translated as MGPEEGRRTGFGKWDAGGVSRREFLRTCAIAAASVGLPAWTVGEIAAAASAGGRPPVIWLHFQECTGCSETLLRASHPAVADLILDLISLDYHETLFAAAGKQAEEALQASVRKNAGKYVCVIEGSIPLAEASSYCRIGGRTAVEMAKEIGGKAGAVIAIGSCASWGGIPSADPNPTGAVGVSAVLEGKTVVSLPGCPPSPYNLLGTVLQYATYGTLPALDRLGRPAFAYARTIHEDCPRRPHFDAGRFVERFGDEGHRHGYCLYKTGCKGPRTHAPCSLRHFDDVVGAWPVGIGHPCFGCTEQSLAFRVPLHTTVEIDRPTPPDTFPPIRADHGGVSVAAVGVAGLTVGALVGAGAMAARKLGATKGEKEEGKEASDKEAK
- the hybA gene encoding hydrogenase 2 operon protein HybA, with protein sequence MSPTRRSVLKGIASAAALAATGSPEAFAGPLPKKTSPSDAVGLLYDATRCIGCQACVVKCKEANGMPPDTGTPRGAMYDAPDDLNSKTKNIIKLYKGEDGRTSFMKAQCMHCVDPACASVCMISALYKGPRGIVAYDPGKCVGCRYCQTACPFNVPKYEWNTAFPKIVKCEMCRHLVEKGGIPACAAACPREAVIFGGLETLRADAKGRLAGEPKRYFPKVYGETDGGGTQVLYLSAAGIPFEKLGLPDLGNESGPALSENLSHAVYQGFIAPIALYAVLGFAVYRSWRSQGLGKGGEE
- the hybB gene encoding Ni/Fe-hydrogenase cytochrome b subunit, whose product is MSHKHEAAAVGGPILTRTFIACLAVFALSIAVLAWRFVVGLGPTTGMNDGYPWGIWIAFDVVTGTALACGGFSVAILCYAFNEGKYHPLIRPAVLTSALGYSLAGASVIVDLGRYWNVWKIPLIWNWNRNSVLLEVAVCIMTYVVVLWIELSPAFVEVWEKQEKYPLLCRAARRVHGWLNRYLVAILALGILLPTMHQSSLGSLMLVMTSKLHKLWHTPLLPFLFLATAVLMGYAAVIFESALADEVFDRPRETKILASMSSVMVGVLFVFLGARVIDLALRGRLGLVARLDFYSGMFLLEMALFLAAAILLLSRKRRDNPGVELISAILMMLGGSLYRFDTFLVGFLPGPGWSYFPTIPEMTVTIGFVAFEVLAYLFIVKTFPILHTGVPSHALGMAAAKPSD
- a CDS encoding nickel-dependent hydrogenase large subunit codes for the protein MSQRITIDPVTRIEGHLRIDVEVDGGVVKDAWSSGTMWRGIEVILKGRDPREAWIFTQRICGVCTTVHAIASVRAVENALGLEVPLNARYIRNLMVVAHSLHDHIVHFYQLSALDWVDVTSALKGDPARAASIAEGLSPWPGNSRKRMESVKTRVSEFVKGGQLGIFANGYWGHPAMKLPPEINLIALSHYLQALDVQRKANQAVAILGGKTPHIQNLAVGGVANAINLDDPATLNMEKLYMVKDLLAEVTAFVQQVYLPDVCVIGAKYAEWLKYGAGVTNYLAVPDLPLDTKGTKFDFPGGTIFDGNLETYKPISSFQDPYFKENVAESIARSYYDGEWEKHPWEEETVPKVAGFDPSGKYSWSKSPRFQGRPMQVGPLAQVLMGYAAGHEPTMRWGNRALEMASGAAGAKIGPSALHSTLGRHAARAIRCAVLGELGMRQWQLLAANIGKGDVSVFNPPVFPKYEQRGFGFHEAPRGTLSHWIVMKDGKILNYQAVVPSTWNAGPRDGKGHKGPYEASLMGNPVSDPGRPLEVLRTIHSFDPCLACAIHMVKSKGGEVVGNIRI
- a CDS encoding DMT family protein, producing MRTVVLLFCSNVFMTFAWYGHLKTLQSKPLYVAILVSWGIAFFEYVLMVPANRIGVQSFTIPQLKVMQETITMIVFAGFAVIFLEVPLKLDYLWASLCLVGAAYFMFRTV
- a CDS encoding transporter substrate-binding domain-containing protein, which gives rise to MMSLRGSRSARHPVYLAAVLLSVLLVSLFPGPAVPLDAEPIHLRAIIRQKYPLLFVRGNSSARPEGMAVEVLEAIASKTGISLSWVILPDDADVMEPLRNGKGDLVVDWGDTAYRSNRFDFSKPYITLPVNVYVRKGSNVLKDARRLAGLRVGVVRRNVSDEILSPRTDLRLEAYETIHDALFHLLSGEVDAIAHLGPVLLEEARLAGIEDKVEKVEPAIADSPRCFTVRKGDAAILARLNRGLELLVDSPDYRRILLKWFPSPTPFWTGGRILAVNAGVSFLLLLALGGWHYARLLRMNKALAESRARFQGLVETTNDIVWEIDANATITYVSPNVRQILGYEPGELTGKTAFDILAPEGAARTRKVLEESVEGRKPFTEMENVFVLKSGRHLMTEGSGVPFFGPDGVLLGFRGIHRDVTARKRIEEELRRSEAERLTAHKYEAVGKLAAGMAHNINNLMMIVSGYGSILMKKMDPFDPRRKEIREILYAGDRAAMIAAQLLAFSRQSVLMAKLEPIDALIEGLIPSLRALLGDGIELAVRKESAGATVRVDVRQFKTGIEELARNAKDAMPEGGRLDITTGKRVVTQPAGTDAWSPAPGFYATVSVADSGCGMDKDALSHLFEPFHTTKGFGRGMGLPSLYGFVKQSYGFIEVESKPGHGTTATVGLPITGETPSA